One Mesorhizobium loti genomic window carries:
- a CDS encoding DNA-binding response regulator — protein MTSRTILIVDDDDDLRGTLVEQLALYEEFDVLQEATAAKGVTAARGGLIDLLIMDVGLPDMDGREAVKILRKGGYKAPIIMLTGHDTDSDTILGLEAGANDYVTKPFRFAVLLARIRAQLRQHEQSEDATFSVGPYTFKPSQKLLIDPRGGKVRLTEKEASIIKYLYRADQKVVTRDVLLEEVWGYNSGVTTHTLETHVYRLRQKIERDPSNAEILVTESGGYKLVP, from the coding sequence ATGACCTCACGCACCATCCTGATCGTCGACGACGACGACGACCTGCGCGGCACACTGGTCGAGCAACTCGCCCTCTATGAGGAATTCGACGTGCTGCAGGAAGCGACTGCGGCAAAAGGCGTCACCGCCGCACGCGGCGGCCTCATCGACCTGCTCATCATGGATGTCGGCCTGCCCGACATGGACGGCCGCGAGGCCGTCAAGATCCTGCGCAAGGGCGGCTACAAGGCGCCGATCATCATGCTGACCGGCCACGACACCGATTCGGACACGATTCTGGGTCTCGAGGCCGGCGCCAACGACTATGTCACGAAGCCGTTCCGCTTCGCGGTGCTGCTGGCGCGTATCCGCGCTCAGTTGCGCCAGCACGAGCAGAGCGAGGACGCCACCTTCTCGGTCGGTCCCTACACCTTCAAGCCTAGCCAGAAGCTGCTCATCGACCCGCGCGGCGGCAAGGTGCGGCTGACGGAGAAGGAAGCCTCGATCATCAAATATCTCTACCGCGCCGACCAGAAGGTGGTGACGCGCGACGTGCTGCTGGAGGAGGTCTGGGGCTACAATTCCGGCGTCACCACGCACACGCTGGAAACCCATGTCTACCGGCTGCGCCAGAAGATCGAGCGCGATCCTTCCAATGCGGAAATTCTTGTGACAGAAAGCGGTGGCTACAAGCTGGTTCCTTAA
- a CDS encoding Blr3406 protein, whose translation MTFQLVRATENDLPFIMATERREGYDAFVGRWDEPRHRQALSDGAHAYFVGTERSVPNGFVILRGWASAERVTLVKRIAVVAPGQGQGRALLAAAVDRVFVETDAYRLCIGLFPDNHRARRTYEAVGFTAEGVARGSAFFNGVHRDELVMAQLRPEWEKRRSG comes from the coding sequence ATGACCTTTCAGCTTGTTCGCGCCACCGAAAACGACCTGCCCTTCATCATGGCCACCGAACGGCGCGAGGGCTACGACGCGTTCGTCGGGCGTTGGGACGAGCCGCGCCATCGCCAAGCCCTTTCCGACGGCGCGCACGCCTATTTCGTAGGGACCGAACGTTCCGTGCCGAACGGCTTCGTGATCCTGCGCGGTTGGGCTTCTGCCGAACGTGTGACATTGGTCAAGCGCATAGCCGTCGTCGCGCCGGGGCAAGGCCAGGGCCGAGCGCTGCTCGCGGCGGCGGTTGATCGGGTCTTTGTCGAGACCGACGCCTACCGGCTCTGCATCGGCCTCTTTCCGGACAATCATCGCGCACGGCGCACCTATGAGGCCGTTGGATTCACAGCCGAAGGCGTTGCGCGAGGCAGTGCGTTCTTCAACGGCGTACATCGCGACGAACTGGTCATGGCGCAACTGCGGCCGGAGTGGGAAAAGCGCCGGTCCGGATAA
- a CDS encoding NAD(P)H-dependent glycerol-3-phosphatedehydrogenase — MSGQDVGNPGKGSWRITVLGGGAWGTALALAMLRAGHSVSLFARDPETVAAIGRGENPRYLPGIAIAPGIEATSDIAAALTRADCVLAVTPAQSLRATLAAAKDHMPDGIPLVLCAKGIERDTGALLSAIASEILPRNPVAALSGPSFATDVARGLPTAVVVAAGDETLAADLAARFSAENLRCYSSDDLIGVEIGGALKNVFAIAAGAVTGAGLGASAQAAMVTRGFVELRRIGAAFGARPETLMGLSGLGDLLLTCSSAQSRNFAYGLALGQGKALAGLPLAEGVPTAAIAARIAAERGIDAPIITAVAAILDGAITIRQAVTTLMTRPLKTETND; from the coding sequence ATGAGCGGCCAAGACGTCGGCAATCCCGGGAAAGGCAGCTGGCGCATCACCGTGCTCGGCGGCGGCGCCTGGGGCACAGCGCTGGCGTTGGCCATGCTGCGCGCCGGCCATTCGGTAAGCCTGTTCGCGCGCGACCCGGAAACCGTGGCCGCGATCGGCCGCGGCGAGAATCCGCGCTACCTGCCTGGCATTGCCATTGCGCCCGGCATCGAGGCGACATCGGACATCGCGGCGGCGCTCACCCGGGCCGATTGCGTGCTGGCGGTGACGCCGGCGCAGTCTCTGCGGGCGACACTGGCGGCAGCGAAGGATCATATGCCTGACGGCATCCCGCTCGTTCTCTGCGCCAAGGGCATCGAGCGCGACACCGGCGCCTTGCTGTCGGCCATTGCTAGCGAAATCCTGCCGCGAAACCCGGTCGCCGCGCTCTCCGGCCCAAGTTTTGCCACCGATGTCGCCCGCGGCCTGCCGACGGCGGTGGTGGTTGCCGCCGGCGACGAGACCCTTGCGGCCGATCTTGCCGCGCGCTTTTCCGCCGAAAACCTGCGCTGCTATTCCAGCGACGACCTGATCGGCGTGGAGATCGGCGGCGCCTTGAAGAATGTCTTTGCCATTGCCGCCGGTGCCGTCACTGGCGCCGGGCTCGGCGCCAGTGCTCAGGCCGCCATGGTGACGCGCGGCTTCGTCGAATTGCGCCGCATCGGTGCTGCCTTCGGCGCCAGGCCCGAGACCTTGATGGGGCTTTCCGGCCTTGGCGACCTTTTGCTGACCTGCTCGTCCGCCCAATCGCGCAATTTCGCCTACGGGCTGGCGCTCGGGCAAGGCAAGGCGCTTGCCGGACTGCCGCTGGCCGAGGGCGTGCCGACGGCAGCGATCGCCGCCCGCATCGCCGCCGAACGTGGCATCGACGCACCGATCATCACCGCCGTCGCGGCCATACTGGACGGCGCCATCACCATCCGCCAGGCCGTGACCACCTTGATGACCCGGCCGCTGAAGACCGAAACCAACGATTGA
- a CDS encoding cell division protein FtsK — protein sequence MRSGASAPLALTDTGHGIQAFARRQVGRLVGAGLFLAVAFGVASLATWNVADPSFSHATSNTVTNAMGYAGAVFSDLAMQFFGLAAVAALVPAVIWGYLLFSARGVDRLPKRGLFWFGFALLAAAIAGCIVPPKTWPLPTGLGGVFGDMVLKIPGVLIGGYPTGLIASVFAVLLAAPTLWLFAYGSALIGRKNGFAVMEEPAAADPREDDLLFDNDEDEGDEGILALGAITHWWLSLRAWMHRRAVRRRQERDEYEPELEPRSTAWRRAAERVESAEFAEQRMSPDGRARVEPEFFAAMVNDRSVSVDPDDDDIFDRGDVDFDDEPVTQRRGAPTAKVQQFRSDAATRVEAPAPRPAPGARVQREAQTSLIGSDTFEMPSLHFLSEPKNVAKDASLSKDALEQNARLLEGVLEDFGVKGEIIAVRPGPVVTLYELEPAPGIKSSRVIGLSDDIARSMSAIACRVAVVPGRNAIGIELPNAKRETVYLREILASRDFETTKSKLALALGKSINGEAVIVDIAKMPHVLVAGTTGSGKSVAINTMILSLLYKLTPQECRLIMIDPKMLELSVYDGIPHLLTPVVTDPKKAVVALKWTVREMEDRYRKMSKVGVRNIDGFNARVQLAEKKGEKISRTVQTGFDRQTGEAIYETENLDLEPMPYIVVIIDEMADLMMVAGKDIEGAVQRLAQMARAAGIHVIMATQRPSVDVITGTIKANFPTRISFQVTSKIDSRTILGEQGAEQLLGMGDMLYMAGGGRIQRVHGPFVSDDEVEKIVGHLKLQGVPEYLDAITEDDDEDDDEPSGKGGSGGGGGNSNLDDSDDPYDQAVAVVLRDGKASTSYIQRRLGIGYNRAASIIEKMEKEGIVGPANHAGKREILVPTEDDKF from the coding sequence ATGCGTTCAGGGGCTTCAGCACCGCTCGCGCTGACCGATACGGGGCACGGCATCCAGGCTTTCGCACGGCGCCAGGTCGGCCGGCTGGTCGGCGCCGGCCTGTTCCTGGCTGTAGCCTTCGGGGTCGCCAGCCTCGCCACCTGGAACGTCGCCGATCCAAGCTTCTCGCACGCCACCAGCAACACCGTCACCAACGCCATGGGCTATGCGGGTGCCGTGTTCTCCGACCTTGCCATGCAGTTCTTCGGCCTCGCCGCGGTTGCGGCGCTGGTTCCGGCTGTGATCTGGGGGTATCTGCTGTTTTCGGCGCGCGGCGTCGACAGGCTGCCCAAGCGCGGACTGTTCTGGTTCGGTTTCGCGCTGCTCGCCGCCGCGATCGCCGGTTGCATCGTGCCGCCCAAGACATGGCCGCTGCCCACCGGCCTCGGCGGCGTGTTCGGTGACATGGTGCTCAAGATTCCCGGCGTGCTCATCGGCGGCTATCCAACCGGGCTGATCGCCAGCGTGTTCGCCGTCTTGCTGGCGGCGCCGACGCTCTGGCTGTTCGCCTATGGCTCGGCGCTGATCGGGCGCAAGAACGGCTTCGCCGTGATGGAGGAGCCGGCCGCCGCGGACCCGCGCGAGGACGATCTGCTGTTCGACAATGACGAGGATGAGGGGGACGAGGGCATACTAGCGCTCGGTGCCATCACCCATTGGTGGCTGTCGCTGCGCGCGTGGATGCATCGCCGCGCCGTGCGCCGCAGGCAGGAACGCGATGAGTACGAGCCGGAGCTGGAGCCGCGCTCCACCGCTTGGCGGCGCGCCGCCGAACGGGTCGAATCGGCCGAATTCGCCGAACAGCGGATGAGCCCGGACGGCCGCGCTCGCGTCGAACCGGAATTCTTCGCCGCCATGGTCAATGACCGCAGCGTATCCGTCGATCCGGACGATGACGATATCTTCGACCGCGGCGACGTGGATTTCGACGACGAGCCCGTCACCCAGCGCCGTGGGGCCCCCACGGCCAAGGTGCAGCAGTTCCGCTCCGACGCCGCAACCCGCGTCGAAGCGCCGGCGCCGCGCCCGGCTCCGGGCGCGCGCGTCCAGCGCGAGGCGCAGACCTCGCTGATCGGCTCGGACACGTTCGAAATGCCGTCGCTGCATTTCCTGTCCGAACCGAAGAACGTTGCCAAGGACGCAAGCCTGTCGAAGGATGCGCTGGAGCAGAATGCGCGCCTGCTCGAGGGCGTGCTGGAGGATTTCGGTGTCAAGGGCGAGATCATCGCCGTGCGACCCGGTCCGGTGGTCACCCTTTATGAGCTGGAACCGGCGCCCGGCATCAAATCGTCGCGCGTCATCGGCCTGTCCGACGACATCGCCCGCTCGATGAGCGCTATCGCTTGCCGCGTCGCCGTGGTTCCCGGCCGCAACGCGATAGGCATCGAACTGCCGAATGCCAAGCGCGAAACCGTCTACCTCCGGGAGATATTGGCCAGCCGCGATTTCGAGACGACCAAGTCCAAGCTGGCGCTGGCGCTGGGCAAGAGCATCAATGGCGAAGCGGTCATCGTCGACATCGCCAAGATGCCGCACGTGCTGGTCGCCGGCACCACCGGCTCCGGCAAATCCGTCGCCATCAACACCATGATCCTGTCGCTGCTCTACAAGCTGACGCCGCAGGAATGCCGGCTGATCATGATCGACCCGAAGATGCTGGAATTGTCCGTCTATGACGGCATCCCGCATCTTTTGACGCCCGTCGTCACCGATCCGAAGAAGGCGGTGGTGGCGCTGAAATGGACCGTGCGCGAGATGGAGGACCGCTACCGCAAGATGTCCAAAGTCGGCGTCCGCAACATCGATGGTTTCAACGCTCGCGTTCAGCTGGCCGAGAAAAAAGGCGAGAAGATTTCGCGCACGGTACAGACCGGCTTCGACCGCCAGACCGGCGAGGCGATCTACGAGACGGAGAATCTCGACCTCGAGCCGATGCCCTACATCGTCGTCATCATCGACGAAATGGCCGACCTGATGATGGTCGCCGGCAAGGACATCGAGGGCGCGGTGCAGCGCCTGGCGCAGATGGCGCGTGCCGCCGGCATCCACGTCATCATGGCGACGCAGCGGCCGTCGGTCGACGTCATCACCGGCACCATCAAGGCCAACTTCCCGACCCGCATCTCCTTCCAGGTCACCTCCAAGATCGACAGCCGCACCATTCTGGGCGAGCAGGGCGCCGAGCAGCTGCTCGGCATGGGCGACATGCTCTACATGGCCGGCGGCGGCCGCATCCAGCGCGTGCACGGGCCCTTCGTCTCCGATGACGAGGTCGAGAAGATCGTCGGGCACCTGAAGCTGCAGGGCGTGCCCGAATATCTCGATGCCATCACCGAGGATGATGACGAGGACGATGACGAGCCGTCCGGCAAGGGCGGCTCCGGCGGGGGTGGCGGCAACAGCAATCTGGACGATTCCGACGATCCCTACGACCAGGCGGTGGCCGTGGTGCTGCGCGACGGCAAGGCCTCGACCAGCTATATCCAGCGTCGTCTCGGCATCGGCTACAACCGCGCCGCCTCGATCATCGAGAAGATGGAAAAGGAAGGCATTGTCGGCCCGGCCAACCATGCCGGAAAACGCGAGATCCTGGTGCCGACCGAAGACGACAAATTCTGA
- a CDS encoding glycosyltransferase involved in LPS biosynthesis: MTMADEQGFPRDLVFTRICHVKQGYDDRRRHIVREFERRGVPVYFYTDWDRPDITPEIRNELVAPAFTHPPAVSLALKHVGIWRDFLETDLPYCLVFEDDVFLARDFVAKFRRGLAELGSPARKAVIYLGNGSNYYTPSWKLRKGQRLYPALHARCTDSYLITRPVAEARCAWIEQNKIYTSIDHQVEQMDEKLGIEMLWFERPIVEQGSENGAFQTSISAKNYPRLYKSLKWKWKKYTRMIFGHNARS, encoded by the coding sequence TTGACGATGGCGGATGAGCAGGGATTTCCACGCGACCTGGTGTTCACCCGGATCTGTCACGTCAAGCAGGGCTATGACGACCGGCGCCGCCATATTGTCCGCGAATTCGAGCGGCGCGGCGTGCCGGTCTATTTTTACACGGACTGGGACCGGCCCGATATCACCCCGGAGATCCGCAACGAGCTGGTCGCGCCCGCCTTTACCCACCCGCCAGCCGTCTCGCTGGCGCTGAAACATGTCGGCATCTGGCGTGATTTCCTCGAGACCGACCTGCCCTATTGCCTGGTCTTCGAGGATGACGTCTTCCTCGCCCGCGACTTCGTCGCCAAGTTCCGGCGGGGGCTTGCCGAACTCGGCAGCCCTGCGCGCAAGGCCGTCATCTATCTCGGCAATGGCAGCAACTACTACACACCGAGCTGGAAATTGCGGAAGGGCCAGAGGCTTTACCCGGCACTGCATGCCAGATGCACCGATTCCTATCTCATCACCCGCCCGGTCGCCGAAGCCCGCTGCGCCTGGATCGAGCAGAACAAGATATACACCTCGATCGACCACCAGGTCGAACAGATGGACGAGAAGCTCGGCATTGAGATGCTGTGGTTCGAACGTCCGATTGTCGAACAAGGCAGCGAAAACGGCGCGTTTCAGACGTCCATTTCCGCGAAAAACTATCCGCGTTTGTACAAAAGCCTGAAATGGAAATGGAAGAAATACACCCGCATGATCTTCGGCCACAACGCCCGGTCGTGA
- a CDS encoding ErfK/YbiS/YcfS/YnhG family protein produces MPKRLRVLTVRARPGHPSQGLLQAGKMVFACALGRGGISADKREGDGATPLGAMRILSGYFRGDQFAGGRRTRLAMTPIGPDLGWCEVPDDRNYNRPVRIPYGASHERMRRDDRLYDACLVLDWNISPRRRGRGSAIFFHLARPGFTPTQGCVAVTARTMARLLPLLSDRTVVRVVR; encoded by the coding sequence TTGCCAAAACGGCTGCGTGTGCTGACCGTGCGGGCAAGGCCCGGCCACCCCAGCCAGGGCCTGCTGCAGGCCGGAAAAATGGTGTTTGCCTGCGCGCTGGGGCGCGGTGGCATCTCGGCCGACAAGCGCGAGGGTGATGGCGCCACGCCGCTTGGCGCGATGCGGATCCTGTCGGGTTACTTTCGGGGAGATCAGTTTGCCGGTGGCCGCAGGACCCGGCTGGCGATGACCCCGATCGGGCCCGATCTCGGCTGGTGCGAGGTGCCGGACGACCGCAACTACAACAGGCCGGTCAGGATCCCCTATGGCGCCAGCCATGAGCGCATGCGGCGCGACGACCGGCTCTACGATGCCTGCCTGGTGCTCGACTGGAACATTTCGCCGCGTCGCCGCGGGCGCGGCAGCGCCATCTTCTTCCACCTGGCACGCCCAGGCTTCACGCCGACGCAAGGCTGTGTCGCGGTGACCGCGCGCACCATGGCGCGGCTCTTACCGCTGCTGTCGGACCGGACGGTGGTGAGGGTGGTGAGGTAG
- a CDS encoding transcriptional regulator produces MSRLLPGTRALRTFEAAARHLNFTRAADELGLTPAAVSHQVKEIEDQLDLVLFTRTSRTMRLTEAGNVLFEASIDALDLLNRAVSRARKTTRGTALLKVTLDAQFATKWLMRRIDDFRHQRPGIELRFDITYDVRDFERDDVDIGIRFGTGKYPGLCAHRLFDNIIIPVCSPALLASGPPLNEPRDLFRHTLAHIEWSRQGVTWPNWRMWMQAAGVDDFDDSRTLVFGSSTDATQAALDGNAVALADFAMVANDLSQGRLVRPFELGIKVAPEFAYFLVYPETAKDDARIVAFREWLLEEAAKTHGTEA; encoded by the coding sequence ATGTCTCGCCTCCTGCCCGGAACCCGCGCATTGAGGACCTTCGAGGCGGCAGCGCGTCACCTCAATTTCACCCGCGCCGCCGACGAGCTTGGGCTGACGCCGGCCGCGGTCAGCCACCAGGTCAAGGAGATCGAGGATCAGCTCGACCTGGTGCTGTTCACGCGCACCAGCCGCACCATGCGGCTGACGGAAGCGGGAAACGTGCTGTTCGAGGCCTCGATCGACGCGCTCGACCTGCTCAACCGGGCGGTGTCGCGGGCTCGCAAGACGACGCGCGGCACGGCGCTCTTGAAAGTGACGCTCGACGCGCAGTTCGCGACGAAATGGCTGATGCGGCGCATCGACGATTTTCGCCATCAAAGGCCGGGCATCGAGCTGCGCTTCGACATCACCTACGATGTCAGGGATTTCGAGCGCGACGACGTCGATATCGGCATCCGCTTCGGCACCGGCAAATATCCGGGGCTTTGCGCGCACCGGCTGTTCGACAACATCATCATTCCGGTGTGCAGCCCGGCCCTGCTTGCTTCTGGCCCGCCGCTCAATGAACCGCGCGACCTTTTCCGGCACACGCTCGCGCATATCGAATGGTCGCGGCAAGGCGTCACCTGGCCGAACTGGCGCATGTGGATGCAGGCGGCCGGCGTCGACGATTTCGACGACAGCCGCACCCTCGTCTTCGGCTCTTCGACCGACGCCACGCAGGCGGCACTCGACGGCAATGCCGTGGCGCTGGCTGACTTCGCCATGGTCGCCAACGATTTGTCGCAAGGGCGTCTCGTCCGCCCCTTCGAGCTCGGCATCAAGGTCGCGCCGGAGTTCGCCTATTTCCTGGTCTATCCGGAAACCGCAAAGGACGACGCGCGCATCGTCGCGTTTCGCGAATGGCTTCTCGAGGAGGCGGCAAAGACCCACGGCACGGAGGCATGA
- a CDS encoding ribosomal L11 methyltransferase, translating into MTALTPHSAKQFILDNTALMAPPHVPEILLHLADEAHDLWQRTEDELVEIGLPPPFWAFAWAGGQGLARYVLDNPDTVRGKRVLDFASGSGLVAIAAAKAGAAGVIAADIDPFCATAIRLNSEANGVGIDFLGSDCIGTDAGWDVVLAGDVFYDRSFADSLMPWFATLKARGAEIFVGDPGRSYMPKTGLEPLAVYEVEVTRALEDSLVKRTTVWRFA; encoded by the coding sequence GTGACGGCGCTCACTCCACACAGCGCCAAGCAGTTCATCCTCGACAACACGGCGCTTATGGCGCCGCCGCATGTGCCTGAGATTCTGCTGCATCTGGCCGATGAAGCCCACGATCTTTGGCAGCGGACCGAGGACGAACTGGTCGAGATCGGCCTGCCGCCGCCCTTCTGGGCCTTTGCCTGGGCCGGCGGCCAGGGCCTCGCCCGCTATGTCCTGGACAATCCCGACACAGTGCGGGGCAAGCGCGTGCTCGACTTTGCCTCGGGTTCCGGCCTCGTCGCCATCGCTGCCGCCAAGGCTGGTGCGGCCGGGGTGATCGCCGCCGACATCGACCCGTTCTGCGCCACCGCGATCCGCCTCAACAGCGAGGCCAATGGCGTCGGCATCGACTTCCTCGGCAGCGACTGCATCGGCACCGATGCGGGCTGGGACGTGGTGCTCGCCGGTGATGTTTTCTACGACAGATCCTTCGCCGATAGCCTGATGCCGTGGTTTGCGACGCTCAAGGCGCGTGGCGCCGAGATCTTCGTCGGCGATCCCGGCCGGTCCTATATGCCCAAGACAGGGCTGGAGCCGCTTGCGGTCTATGAGGTGGAAGTCACGCGGGCGCTGGAAGATTCCCTGGTCAAGCGCACCACCGTCTGGCGCTTTGCTTGA
- a CDS encoding cyclic nucleotide-binding protein gives MALDDDIRILSAVKLFQGFTQEQLRLLAFGAENTLLQANHKLYREDDEADSAYVVVSGRIVLYREQSGERIPIGTAGPGTILSELALIADTNRLTSASAEIDSEVIRLSRKMFRRILEEYPEVAVKLHERISEEFQAMIRRIEKLAPRFSG, from the coding sequence ATGGCGTTGGATGACGACATCCGCATCCTGTCCGCAGTGAAGCTCTTCCAGGGTTTCACGCAGGAGCAGCTGCGCCTGCTCGCCTTCGGCGCCGAGAACACCCTGTTGCAGGCCAACCACAAGCTTTACCGCGAGGACGACGAGGCCGATTCGGCCTATGTCGTGGTCAGCGGACGCATCGTGCTCTATCGCGAGCAGAGCGGCGAGCGCATCCCGATCGGCACCGCCGGCCCCGGCACCATCCTGAGCGAACTGGCATTGATCGCCGACACCAACCGGCTGACCAGCGCATCGGCCGAAATCGACTCGGAAGTGATCCGGCTCAGCCGCAAGATGTTCCGTCGCATCCTGGAGGAATATCCCGAAGTCGCGGTGAAACTGCACGAGCGCATTTCCGAGGAATTCCAGGCCATGATCCGCCGCATCGAGAAACTGGCGCCGCGGTTTTCCGGCTGA
- a CDS encoding outer membrane lipoprotein carrier protein LolA → MTDMKNDLSALSDFAPTRRQLLGLGLVAAGATALNVVPGFELLASAQAAVPAAAQKIADHFSSVKSMSGEFVQFGPKGEQTGGKFFLERPGKIRFNYDGSSNFKVISDGKSVVILNKKMKTSDLYPLSKTPLKLLLDDRIDLSGDRVKSVKEEDDLTTIKLADKSVFGNAMITMMFDPKTYDLRQWTITDAQGKDTTVMIFNTKEGVSFAPDTFAIDYTANRELNTKTR, encoded by the coding sequence GTGACCGACATGAAGAACGATCTTTCCGCACTCAGCGATTTTGCTCCCACCCGCCGCCAGCTGCTTGGCCTCGGCCTTGTCGCAGCGGGGGCCACCGCCCTTAATGTAGTGCCCGGCTTCGAGTTGCTGGCCTCGGCGCAGGCCGCCGTGCCTGCCGCCGCGCAGAAGATCGCCGACCATTTTTCCTCGGTCAAATCGATGAGCGGCGAATTCGTGCAGTTCGGCCCCAAGGGCGAGCAGACCGGCGGCAAGTTCTTCCTCGAGCGGCCGGGCAAGATCCGCTTCAACTATGACGGGTCATCGAATTTCAAGGTGATTTCGGACGGCAAGTCGGTGGTCATCCTCAACAAGAAAATGAAGACCTCCGATCTTTATCCGCTGTCGAAGACGCCGCTGAAATTGCTGCTCGACGACCGCATCGACCTCTCCGGCGACCGCGTCAAGAGCGTCAAGGAAGAAGACGACCTCACCACTATCAAGCTCGCCGACAAGTCGGTGTTCGGCAATGCGATGATCACCATGATGTTCGATCCGAAAACCTACGATCTGCGCCAGTGGACCATCACCGACGCACAGGGCAAGGACACCACGGTGATGATCTTCAACACCAAGGAAGGCGTCAGCTTCGCGCCGGACACCTTCGCCATCGACTATACGGCCAACCGAGAGCTGAACACCAAGACGCGGTAG
- a CDS encoding YCII-like protein — protein MLFAFVCKDKPGSLQIRLDTRPVHVAFLEELNAQKKLAFAGPFLDTDGKPNGSLVVVEAPDLAAAQALSAADPYAKAGLFESVEIRQWNWTFNKPAAS, from the coding sequence ATGCTGTTTGCTTTTGTTTGCAAGGACAAGCCGGGAAGCCTGCAGATACGCCTCGACACGCGGCCCGTGCATGTCGCCTTTCTCGAAGAGCTGAATGCGCAGAAGAAACTGGCCTTTGCCGGTCCGTTCCTCGATACCGATGGCAAGCCCAATGGCAGCCTCGTAGTCGTCGAGGCGCCGGATCTGGCCGCCGCACAGGCCTTGTCGGCCGCAGACCCCTATGCCAAGGCCGGACTGTTCGAAAGCGTCGAAATCCGCCAGTGGAACTGGACGTTCAACAAGCCGGCGGCTAGTTAA
- a CDS encoding exodeoxyribonuclease III encodes MPFSIATWNINSVRLRMPIVERLLDEYAPDVLCLQETKVPDELFPEKAFRRLGYQHIAFHGQKGYHGVATVARRPIEVVEKRRFCEIEDSRHLSVTVRAGGKTILLHNFYVPAGGDEPDPEINKKFKHKLDFVAEMNAIRAEHSEVSASVLVGDLNIAPLEHDVWSHKQLLSVVSHTPVETENFEAMRLAGNWVDLMRLNVPIDQKLYTWWSYRAQDWELSNRGRRLDHVWSSPNLVSDFAGYEILRAARGWDRPSDHVPVIARFDLD; translated from the coding sequence ATGCCCTTTTCGATTGCCACCTGGAATATCAACTCCGTTCGCCTGCGCATGCCGATCGTCGAGCGCCTGCTCGACGAGTACGCCCCCGATGTGCTCTGCCTGCAGGAAACGAAAGTTCCCGATGAGCTGTTTCCCGAAAAGGCATTCCGCAGGCTCGGCTACCAACACATCGCCTTCCATGGCCAGAAGGGCTATCACGGCGTCGCGACGGTGGCGCGGCGGCCGATCGAGGTGGTCGAAAAGCGACGCTTCTGCGAGATCGAGGACAGCCGGCATCTGTCAGTGACGGTACGGGCCGGCGGCAAGACGATCCTGCTGCACAATTTCTACGTGCCGGCTGGCGGCGACGAACCCGATCCCGAAATCAACAAGAAATTCAAGCACAAGCTCGATTTCGTCGCCGAGATGAACGCCATCCGCGCCGAGCATAGCGAGGTGTCCGCCTCGGTGCTGGTCGGCGACCTCAACATCGCGCCGCTCGAGCACGACGTCTGGTCGCACAAACAATTGCTCAGCGTCGTCAGCCACACACCCGTCGAGACCGAAAACTTCGAGGCGATGCGACTCGCCGGCAACTGGGTCGACCTGATGCGGCTCAATGTGCCGATAGATCAGAAGCTCTACACTTGGTGGAGTTATCGCGCGCAGGATTGGGAGCTGTCCAATCGCGGCCGGCGGCTCGACCATGTCTGGTCGTCACCCAATCTGGTGTCTGATTTCGCCGGTTACGAGATCCTGCGGGCGGCGCGCGGCTGGGATCGACCGTCGGACCATGTGCCTGTGATTGCGCGGTTCGATCTCGATTGA